The Nostoc sp. 'Lobaria pulmonaria (5183) cyanobiont' genome window below encodes:
- a CDS encoding DUF2231 domain-containing protein — protein sequence MPALSLNNQNLPYPDPLHPIVVHFVIAMVLFSFVCDVLGYFTRNVRLFEVSFWNMFVASAAIFIAVILGQFEAGLANIYPAVQPTLNFHTLMGWSLAAIVVGITAWRFVIRKRTPRKVPPAYLGAATFLVWLVCLQVYLGSKLVWVYGLHIEPVVQAMKQGVSP from the coding sequence ATGCCTGCTCTGTCTCTGAATAACCAAAATTTACCATACCCTGACCCTCTACACCCGATAGTTGTCCATTTCGTAATTGCGATGGTGCTTTTTTCTTTCGTGTGCGATGTGCTGGGCTATTTCACGCGCAACGTGCGTTTATTTGAGGTGAGTTTCTGGAATATGTTTGTGGCCTCAGCAGCTATCTTTATAGCGGTGATTCTTGGTCAGTTTGAAGCAGGTCTGGCGAACATCTACCCAGCAGTCCAACCAACACTGAATTTTCATACGTTGATGGGTTGGTCACTGGCGGCTATTGTCGTTGGCATTACAGCTTGGCGTTTTGTGATTCGCAAACGCACCCCACGGAAAGTACCGCCTGCTTACTTGGGTGCTGCAACGTTTTTAGTCTGGCTAGTGTGCTTGCAAGTCTATCTAGGGAGTAAGCTAGTTTGGGTGTATGGGTTACACATCGAGCCAGTTGTGCAAGCGATGAAGCAGGGAGTTTCGCCATGA
- a CDS encoding SDR family oxidoreductase — protein MSYSPYLLKGQKALVTGASSGIGEAIARYLALSGAAVAVNYHSGAESAQKLVDEIKAANGEAFAIQADVSEEDQVKAMFSQTIEQFGTIDILINNSGLQKDSPFVDMTLDQWNRVIGVNLTGQFLCAREAAKEFLRRGVQPEISSAAGKIICMSSVHQVIPWAGHVNYATSKGGINMMMQSIAQELAPHKIRVNSIAPGAIKTPINKSAWDTPEAEEKLLKLIPAKRVGEVEDIAKAAVWLASDESDYVYGTTLFVDGGMTLYPGFTENG, from the coding sequence ATGAGCTATTCCCCTTACCTGCTCAAAGGTCAAAAAGCACTTGTAACGGGTGCTAGTTCTGGTATTGGTGAAGCTATAGCTCGCTATTTAGCTCTATCAGGTGCAGCAGTAGCCGTCAATTATCATTCGGGAGCTGAGTCAGCTCAAAAACTTGTTGATGAGATCAAAGCGGCTAATGGTGAAGCATTTGCTATTCAAGCTGATGTTAGCGAAGAAGACCAAGTAAAGGCAATGTTCAGCCAGACGATCGAGCAATTCGGCACTATTGACATTTTGATAAACAATTCGGGTCTTCAAAAAGATTCACCGTTTGTAGATATGACCCTTGACCAATGGAATAGAGTTATTGGGGTGAACCTGACAGGACAATTTTTGTGTGCGCGGGAAGCTGCAAAGGAATTTTTGCGCCGGGGTGTACAGCCTGAAATTTCATCTGCCGCAGGTAAGATTATTTGTATGAGTTCAGTGCATCAAGTAATTCCTTGGGCGGGTCATGTTAATTATGCTACTAGCAAGGGTGGTATTAATATGATGATGCAAAGTATTGCCCAAGAACTTGCACCCCACAAAATTCGCGTCAATAGTATTGCTCCTGGTGCAATCAAAACTCCCATTAATAAATCAGCTTGGGATACTCCAGAAGCAGAGGAGAAGTTACTAAAACTGATTCCAGCCAAACGTGTCGGAGAGGTGGAAGACATCGCCAAAGCAGCAGTTTGGTTAGCTTCTGATGAATCTGATTATGTTTATGGTACAACACTGTTTGTAGACGGTGGTATGACCTTGTATCCAGGTTTTACAGAGAATGGTTAA
- a CDS encoding amylo-alpha-1,6-glucosidase yields the protein MPTKVIVNPGLITINDGSSFLVTASDGSIDENLPQGFFVWDTRLISYYEISLNRHPLSLLASSIITHHNALYQFTNPQLPIINGTLPPGSLLVTVRRDIVEGMHEDIDITNYHSETVKFQLMLAVRSDFADIFDVKSQQILTRGETETTWKNGVLTTEYRNGSFLRGIVIEPVCTSSEPRYANGRLMFDVTIASGKTWHTCINFTALANGNVFKPQDTCAVPHNTKAGKVRDEFLINATKLRSSNAEIAEYYQQALVDMGALRIEVHDNGHQFWMPAAGIPWFVAVFGRDSIIASLQAIAVYHEFARGTLLKLAQLQATELDDWHDAQPGKMLHEMRRDELTTLNLLPYHPYYGTVDTTILWIVTLAEAYNWNADVSMLDECRAPLEKALSWIDKYGDFDGDGFVEYLTRSSKGLRNQGWKDSGDSIVYPNGQLVEPPIALCEVQGYVYDAWQRAALIYEVWGEKEQAKKLRQKAEELYQRFNERFWMDSAGFYCLGLDDKKQQIQSITSNPGHLLWSGIVPQERAKKLVNRLFQPDMWCGWGVRTLSSENPAYNPISYQRGSVWPHDNSIVAAGLKKYGYHQEANRIAEGIFAAASYFQAGRMPELFAGIERQDDNFPVPYPDANIPQAWAAGSIFLLIRTILGLKADASKQQLKVQPNLPDFLPDLELTNLSVGDATVGLRFWRDGTQTQWEVTHLDGELEVSA from the coding sequence ATGCCGACAAAAGTCATTGTTAATCCTGGTTTGATAACCATCAACGATGGTTCTTCTTTTTTAGTAACAGCTAGTGATGGTTCTATCGACGAAAATTTACCTCAAGGTTTTTTTGTTTGGGATACACGCCTAATTTCTTACTACGAAATTTCTCTCAATCGCCACCCACTTTCGCTGCTAGCTTCTAGCATTATCACCCATCATAATGCGCTTTACCAATTCACCAACCCGCAACTTCCTATTATCAACGGCACTTTACCTCCTGGTAGTTTGCTTGTAACAGTTCGGCGCGACATTGTGGAAGGTATGCATGAAGATATTGATATAACTAATTATCACAGTGAAACTGTTAAGTTTCAATTAATGCTAGCTGTGCGCTCTGATTTTGCGGATATTTTTGATGTCAAATCACAGCAAATCTTGACGCGGGGTGAGACAGAAACCACCTGGAAAAATGGTGTACTCACTACTGAATATCGAAACGGCTCTTTTTTAAGAGGTATTGTGATTGAGCCAGTTTGTACTAGTTCTGAGCCACGCTATGCCAATGGTCGTTTAATGTTTGATGTTACCATTGCTTCTGGCAAAACATGGCACACTTGTATCAATTTTACAGCCCTAGCCAATGGAAATGTCTTCAAACCTCAAGACACCTGCGCTGTACCTCATAATACAAAAGCCGGAAAAGTTAGGGATGAGTTTCTGATTAATGCGACAAAGTTGCGATCGTCCAATGCTGAAATTGCCGAATATTATCAGCAAGCGCTCGTAGATATGGGAGCGTTGCGGATTGAGGTACATGACAATGGGCATCAATTTTGGATGCCTGCTGCTGGTATTCCCTGGTTTGTTGCCGTTTTTGGACGCGACTCGATAATTGCTAGTTTGCAAGCGATCGCAGTTTATCATGAATTTGCCCGTGGCACCTTACTAAAACTGGCTCAACTCCAGGCAACTGAGTTGGATGATTGGCACGATGCTCAACCAGGCAAAATGCTGCACGAAATGCGCCGCGATGAGTTAACTACATTAAACCTCCTTCCATATCATCCCTACTACGGAACAGTAGATACTACCATCCTTTGGATTGTTACTTTAGCTGAAGCCTATAACTGGAACGCCGATGTCAGTATGCTTGATGAGTGTCGAGCGCCATTGGAAAAAGCCCTAAGTTGGATTGACAAATACGGCGACTTTGACGGCGATGGCTTTGTTGAGTATTTAACTCGTTCGTCAAAAGGATTACGCAATCAAGGTTGGAAAGATTCGGGGGACTCGATAGTTTACCCAAATGGTCAGTTAGTTGAACCGCCAATCGCTTTGTGTGAAGTACAAGGTTACGTTTATGACGCTTGGCAAAGAGCAGCCTTAATTTATGAAGTGTGGGGCGAAAAAGAGCAAGCGAAAAAGCTGCGTCAAAAAGCCGAAGAACTTTATCAACGATTTAACGAGCGCTTTTGGATGGATTCAGCTGGCTTTTACTGTTTAGGATTAGACGATAAAAAGCAACAAATTCAATCAATTACCTCAAATCCTGGTCATCTGCTCTGGTCTGGTATCGTACCACAGGAACGAGCAAAAAAACTTGTTAACCGACTTTTTCAACCAGATATGTGGTGTGGTTGGGGTGTGCGGACTCTTTCATCTGAAAATCCGGCATATAACCCGATTAGTTATCAACGGGGTAGTGTTTGGCCTCATGATAACTCGATCGTTGCGGCTGGATTAAAAAAGTATGGCTATCATCAAGAAGCTAACCGCATTGCTGAGGGGATTTTTGCTGCTGCTAGTTATTTTCAAGCTGGGCGAATGCCAGAATTGTTTGCGGGAATTGAACGCCAAGATGATAACTTTCCAGTTCCCTACCCAGATGCTAATATACCCCAAGCTTGGGCTGCTGGTTCAATTTTCTTACTCATTCGTACCATTTTAGGACTTAAAGCCGATGCCTCAAAACAACAGTTAAAAGTACAGCCGAATCTACCAGATTTCTTACCCGATTTAGAACTCACAAATTTGTCTGTAGGAGACGCTACGGTGGGATTGCGCTTTTGGCGTGATGGCACACAAACCCAATGGGAAGTTACCCATCTGGATGGTGAATTAGAAGTTTCTGCATAA
- a CDS encoding cation diffusion facilitator family transporter — MASNSSHKTIFAAMGANLAIAITKFIAASITGSSAMISEGIHSVVDTGDQLVLLLGIRRSQKPADDSHPFGYGQELYFWTFIVAILIFALGGGMSIYEGITHLIKPSPLENPMWNYIVLSMAILLEGYSWTVALKEFLPTKGRQNFWQAIKNSKDPTVITILFEDSAAILGLFVALIGIFLGHLFNNVYFDGIASIVIGIILAIVAVVLARESKGLLVGESANPQTIINIRSLSKTEPGVQEVVRILTMQLAPQEVLLNLEIQFSKNLTGEDIALTVENLEVKIRQKHPEIKQIFIEAKSLTAARQFSPNSQ, encoded by the coding sequence ATGGCATCTAATTCATCTCATAAAACTATATTTGCAGCGATGGGCGCTAACTTAGCGATCGCTATTACTAAATTTATTGCTGCCTCCATTACTGGCAGTTCCGCTATGATCTCTGAAGGAATTCATTCGGTGGTAGATACTGGCGATCAACTGGTACTTTTGCTAGGAATTCGCAGAAGCCAAAAGCCAGCAGATGATAGCCATCCTTTTGGTTATGGTCAAGAACTTTATTTCTGGACTTTCATCGTTGCTATCCTGATCTTTGCCCTTGGCGGCGGTATGTCAATTTATGAAGGAATCACTCATTTAATTAAACCTAGCCCTCTAGAAAACCCAATGTGGAATTATATTGTGTTAAGTATGGCAATATTATTGGAGGGTTATTCTTGGACTGTAGCTTTAAAAGAGTTTTTGCCGACCAAGGGAAGACAAAATTTCTGGCAAGCAATCAAAAACAGTAAAGACCCCACAGTAATTACAATATTATTTGAGGATTCTGCTGCAATTTTAGGTTTATTTGTTGCCTTAATAGGAATCTTTTTAGGACATTTATTTAATAATGTTTATTTTGATGGCATTGCCTCGATTGTTATTGGCATTATATTGGCTATAGTAGCAGTGGTACTAGCAAGAGAAAGTAAAGGGTTATTAGTTGGTGAAAGTGCTAATCCTCAAACTATAATCAATATCCGCTCTTTGTCAAAAACAGAACCAGGAGTGCAAGAAGTTGTACGTATATTAACAATGCAGCTTGCTCCCCAGGAAGTATTACTCAACTTAGAAATTCAATTTTCTAAAAATCTTACAGGTGAGGATATAGCACTAACCGTAGAAAATTTAGAAGTAAAAATTCGCCAAAAACATCCTGAAATAAAACAAATTTTTATTGAAGCAAAATCCTTAACCGCCGCTCGCCAATTTTCGCCAAATTCTCAATAA
- a CDS encoding glycoside hydrolase family 15 protein, giving the protein MVKIIGQAEAFGSPGIEPRWTQANKDGVGTAYSTSSRVWFTIWNGVVTEVYHPTVDRPQIRDLQYLISDGKSFFHEEKGDLESKVEPMWTHGLGYRITNSDPQGRYAVIKEVIADPHLSCILQHTKLTGEDDFISQLHLYTLCAPHLEVGGMGNNGYAVEVAGHHILIAEKQGTWLALGATVPFTRLSCGYVGESDGWTDLADNFQMDWEFDSAVDGNLALTGKLNLDRTKEFTLGLAFGTNLHNAISTLFQSLNIPFEQQKQQYSEQWKRSRRNIRPLEDVSYNDGKLYHNSISLLLAHEDKVYPGALIASLAIPWGEAKNDQDEGGYHLVWTRDMVSSASGLVAAGQTETAVRSLIYLATSQQEDGGFAQNFWVDGKPYWKGIQLDEVAFPILLAWLLHQQNTCLKFDIYPMVLRAAGYLIRHGPATQQERWEENSGYSPSTLASNIAALICAAQFVRERGDEATAKFIEEYADFLESHIEAWTVTTEGTLVPGIKRHYIRITPSDINNPHPNENPNQGTIFISSQPAGEPAEFPAKEIVDGGFFQLVRYGIRKPDDPIIVDSVKVIDAVLKVDTPVGPCWHRYNHDGYGQQKDGNPYVGSGKGRAWPLLAGERGHYELAAGGDVKTYIKAMEGFASDTCLLPEQVWDEADIPDIYMYLGKPTGSAMPLMWAHAEYIKLLRSTHDGQVFDFIPEVANRYLGERKQCKSLEIWKFNRQVDKVKKGHTLRIHALASFQLHWSDDNWQTVKDTLSTSTKLGVNFVDISVADNQQQPISFTFFWIESNKWEQCNYTVAVD; this is encoded by the coding sequence ATGGTAAAGATTATTGGTCAAGCAGAAGCTTTTGGCTCGCCAGGTATTGAACCTCGATGGACTCAAGCGAATAAAGATGGAGTCGGAACAGCTTACTCTACCTCTAGTCGCGTTTGGTTTACTATCTGGAATGGTGTTGTTACTGAAGTCTACCATCCTACAGTAGACAGACCCCAAATTCGAGATTTGCAGTATCTAATTTCTGATGGGAAAAGCTTTTTCCACGAAGAGAAAGGCGATCTCGAATCCAAAGTGGAACCGATGTGGACTCATGGTTTAGGATACCGTATCACTAATTCCGATCCCCAAGGACGTTATGCCGTAATCAAAGAAGTAATTGCCGACCCGCATTTATCTTGTATCTTACAGCACACAAAATTAACAGGAGAGGACGATTTTATCTCCCAACTTCATTTATATACTTTGTGTGCGCCGCATCTGGAAGTTGGAGGTATGGGTAATAATGGTTACGCTGTAGAGGTTGCTGGGCATCATATTCTAATAGCCGAGAAACAAGGAACATGGCTGGCGCTGGGTGCAACAGTTCCCTTTACCCGCCTTTCCTGTGGTTACGTGGGTGAAAGTGATGGCTGGACAGATTTAGCTGATAATTTCCAGATGGATTGGGAGTTTGACAGTGCAGTGGATGGCAACCTTGCTCTGACTGGAAAACTAAATCTAGATCGCACTAAAGAGTTTACTTTAGGACTGGCGTTTGGTACAAACCTGCACAATGCAATTTCTACACTATTTCAATCGCTCAATATTCCTTTTGAACAGCAGAAGCAGCAATACAGCGAACAGTGGAAGCGATCGCGCCGCAATATCCGACCCCTCGAAGATGTTTCATACAATGATGGGAAGTTGTATCACAACAGCATTAGTTTGTTGTTAGCACATGAAGACAAAGTTTATCCAGGTGCGTTGATTGCATCCCTTGCGATCCCCTGGGGTGAAGCCAAAAACGACCAAGACGAAGGCGGATATCACCTTGTCTGGACGCGGGATATGGTAAGCAGTGCATCAGGTTTAGTGGCTGCTGGTCAAACAGAAACAGCAGTGCGATCGCTAATTTATCTCGCCACCAGCCAGCAGGAAGATGGCGGTTTTGCCCAAAATTTCTGGGTTGATGGTAAACCTTACTGGAAAGGTATCCAACTAGATGAGGTGGCATTTCCGATTCTTCTAGCATGGCTATTGCACCAACAGAATACTTGTTTAAAATTCGATATTTATCCGATGGTTCTGCGGGCGGCGGGTTATTTAATTCGTCACGGCCCGGCTACCCAACAAGAACGCTGGGAAGAAAACAGTGGTTATTCACCATCAACACTAGCATCCAATATTGCCGCCTTAATCTGTGCTGCTCAATTTGTTCGTGAACGTGGAGATGAAGCAACAGCAAAGTTTATTGAAGAATACGCAGATTTTTTAGAATCTCACATTGAAGCTTGGACAGTTACTACTGAAGGAACTTTAGTTCCTGGGATCAAACGGCATTATATCCGAATAACTCCCTCAGATATTAATAATCCTCACCCCAACGAAAATCCTAACCAAGGAACTATTTTCATTAGCAGTCAACCAGCTGGTGAACCAGCAGAATTTCCGGCCAAAGAAATTGTCGATGGCGGATTTTTCCAATTAGTACGCTATGGAATTCGTAAACCAGATGACCCGATTATTGTTGATTCTGTCAAAGTAATTGATGCAGTATTGAAAGTAGATACACCTGTTGGGCCTTGTTGGCATCGTTACAACCACGACGGCTACGGTCAGCAAAAAGACGGAAATCCTTATGTCGGTTCGGGTAAGGGACGCGCTTGGCCTCTTTTGGCAGGAGAACGAGGACATTATGAACTAGCTGCTGGCGGCGATGTCAAAACATATATCAAGGCGATGGAAGGATTTGCTTCAGACACTTGTTTGCTACCAGAACAGGTTTGGGATGAGGCAGATATACCTGATATCTATATGTATTTAGGAAAACCAACAGGTTCAGCCATGCCTTTAATGTGGGCACACGCAGAGTATATCAAGCTGCTACGGTCAACTCATGACGGACAGGTGTTTGATTTTATTCCAGAGGTGGCAAATCGCTATCTAGGCGAAAGAAAGCAGTGTAAATCATTGGAAATTTGGAAGTTTAACCGTCAAGTAGACAAAGTTAAAAAAGGTCACACATTGCGAATTCACGCTTTAGCATCTTTTCAATTGCATTGGTCAGATGATAATTGGCAAACCGTAAAAGATACGCTTTCTACTTCCACAAAGTTAGGAGTGAATTTTGTAGATATTTCTGTTGCTGATAACCAGCAACAGCCAATCAGCTTTACCTTTTTCTGGATTGAAAGCAATAAATGGGAACAATGCAATTATACAGTTGCAGTTGATTAG
- a CDS encoding cupin domain-containing protein, giving the protein MQNNSSNKPTIDYWHVWIDRDGISHQSRCQIEDFMEKGIAPDTSPQWLSKLKQSGATITFTVLPVGWVGNWHENPKPQWIIPLSGRWFVETMDGQRVEMGPGEISFGEDQNTKADAQGHKGHLSGTVGDAPAVLIMVQLEETPTIEQSCRLR; this is encoded by the coding sequence ATGCAGAACAACTCATCAAATAAACCAACAATTGACTACTGGCACGTCTGGATTGATCGCGACGGTATAAGTCACCAATCCCGTTGTCAAATTGAGGACTTCATGGAAAAAGGCATAGCCCCAGATACTTCACCGCAGTGGCTTTCTAAGTTGAAACAGTCCGGTGCCACAATCACCTTTACTGTGCTACCTGTAGGATGGGTTGGCAACTGGCATGAGAACCCCAAGCCCCAGTGGATAATCCCACTGTCGGGACGCTGGTTTGTGGAGACTATGGACGGACAGCGAGTCGAGATGGGCCCTGGCGAAATTTCATTTGGAGAAGATCAGAATACAAAAGCAGACGCGCAAGGTCATAAAGGTCACTTATCTGGAACAGTAGGCGATGCACCTGCTGTTCTGATAATGGTGCAACTTGAGGAGACTCCGACTATAGAGCAATCCTGTCGCTTGAGATAA
- a CDS encoding lmo0937 family membrane protein: protein MLSILWGIVVILVAFWALGLTLHIAGNLIHAVLLIAIGLAIYNFFKARDV, encoded by the coding sequence ATGTTGAGTATACTTTGGGGTATTGTTGTTATCCTGGTTGCCTTTTGGGCATTAGGACTGACACTTCATATTGCCGGAAATCTAATTCACGCAGTGTTGCTTATAGCCATTGGCCTTGCTATCTATAATTTTTTCAAAGCGCGTGATGTGTGA
- a CDS encoding 4-hydroxy-3-methylbut-2-enyl diphosphate reductase, with protein sequence MDTKAFKRSLQHSENYNRKGFGHQAEVATQLQSEYQSNLIQEIRDRNYTLQRGDVTIRLAQAFGFCWGVERAVAMAYETRQHFPTEHIWITNEIIHNPSVNQRMQEMEVEFIPIEGKNKDFSVVGTGDVVILPAFGASVQEMQILHDKGCKIVDTTCPWVSKVWNTVEKHKKIDYTSIIHGKYKHEETVATSSFAGKYLIVLNLPEAEYVADYIINGGNREEFLTKFPKACSAGFDPDRDLERVGIANQTTMLKGETEQIGKLFERTMLQKYGPTELNQHFQSFNTICDATQERQDAMLELVEHNLDLMVVIGGFNSSNTTQLQQIAFERGIPSYHIDTVERIKSGYSIEHRQLNGQLITTENWLPNGEIVVGITSGASTPDKVVEDVIEKIFTLKATAALV encoded by the coding sequence ATGGATACAAAAGCTTTTAAGCGCAGCCTCCAACATTCAGAAAATTACAATCGCAAGGGCTTTGGTCATCAAGCAGAAGTTGCCACCCAGTTGCAATCTGAGTATCAGAGTAACTTGATTCAAGAAATTCGCGATCGCAATTACACTCTACAACGGGGTGATGTGACAATCCGACTAGCACAAGCCTTTGGCTTTTGCTGGGGTGTAGAAAGAGCTGTAGCAATGGCCTACGAAACTCGTCAGCACTTCCCCACAGAACACATCTGGATTACTAACGAGATTATCCACAACCCTTCTGTAAATCAGCGGATGCAGGAGATGGAAGTAGAATTCATCCCCATTGAAGGAAAGAATAAAGACTTTTCTGTTGTGGGAACTGGTGATGTAGTCATATTACCCGCTTTTGGGGCTAGCGTTCAAGAAATGCAGATACTTCACGATAAAGGCTGCAAAATTGTTGATACTACTTGTCCTTGGGTATCTAAAGTTTGGAATACAGTAGAAAAGCACAAAAAAATCGATTATACATCAATCATTCACGGGAAATATAAGCACGAAGAAACAGTTGCGACTAGTTCTTTTGCTGGCAAATATTTGATTGTGTTAAATTTGCCAGAAGCAGAATATGTTGCTGACTATATTATCAATGGTGGCAACCGTGAAGAATTTCTGACAAAATTTCCTAAAGCTTGTTCAGCAGGATTCGATCCCGATCGCGATTTAGAAAGAGTTGGCATTGCTAACCAAACTACCATGCTTAAAGGTGAAACTGAGCAAATCGGCAAGCTTTTTGAGCGGACTATGTTACAGAAGTATGGCCCTACTGAGTTAAATCAGCATTTCCAAAGCTTCAACACCATTTGTGATGCTACTCAAGAACGGCAAGATGCCATGCTGGAATTAGTGGAACATAATTTAGATTTGATGGTAGTAATTGGTGGGTTTAATTCCTCGAATACTACTCAGTTGCAACAAATTGCCTTTGAGCGAGGAATTCCTTCTTATCATATTGATACTGTTGAACGTATTAAATCAGGATATTCTATTGAACATCGGCAATTAAATGGACAGTTAATAACTACAGAAAACTGGTTGCCTAATGGAGAAATTGTTGTGGGAATTACTTCTGGTGCTTCCACGCCAGATAAGGTGGTAGAAGATGTGATTGAGAAGATTTTTACATTAAAAGCAACAGCAGCGCTGGTTTAA
- a CDS encoding SGNH/GDSL hydrolase family protein: MSTSAKTFPIWAFFSLLTNGILMLAVILLIWQQQRLAAFFGITTSPEPINLNNSPQIATPDLGRRHQLTYQEWVDILKQEAKVAADQHTPHLNILAGDSLSLWFPPELLPEGKNWLNQGISGETSNGLLKRLTIFDRTQPEVIFVMIGINDLIRGMSNGEILDNQRQIINYLQKTHPTAQIVVQSILPHGAEEATWKGRDKLLAVANSRIRELNRQLQSISTKKGVKYLDLHPLFTNKQGNLRREFTTDGLHLSSEGYMVWRSALQIYSEIELKPQRQRPAREKG; the protein is encoded by the coding sequence GTGTCTACTTCTGCAAAAACCTTTCCTATCTGGGCATTTTTCTCGCTGTTAACCAACGGCATCCTAATGTTGGCGGTCATCCTGCTAATTTGGCAACAGCAGAGATTGGCCGCTTTTTTTGGGATAACGACATCTCCAGAGCCAATCAACCTGAACAATTCACCGCAAATTGCTACACCTGATTTAGGTCGCCGTCACCAACTTACTTATCAAGAGTGGGTAGATATCCTCAAGCAAGAAGCTAAGGTCGCAGCTGACCAACATACTCCGCATTTAAACATCCTGGCGGGAGATTCTCTGAGTTTGTGGTTTCCCCCTGAGTTATTACCCGAAGGGAAAAATTGGCTCAATCAAGGAATTTCTGGCGAAACTAGCAATGGACTCTTAAAAAGATTAACAATATTTGATCGCACCCAACCAGAGGTGATTTTTGTGATGATTGGCATTAATGACCTAATTCGGGGGATGAGCAATGGAGAAATTTTAGATAATCAGCGGCAAATTATCAATTACCTACAAAAGACGCATCCCACAGCGCAAATTGTTGTCCAATCGATTTTGCCACATGGCGCAGAAGAAGCAACTTGGAAAGGACGAGATAAACTTCTGGCTGTTGCCAACAGTCGCATTCGCGAGTTGAATCGGCAACTGCAAAGCATATCTACCAAAAAAGGTGTCAAATATCTCGATTTACATCCTCTGTTTACCAACAAGCAAGGAAATCTCCGCCGGGAATTTACTACTGATGGCTTACATCTAAGTTCTGAAGGTTATATGGTTTGGCGTTCTGCATTGCAGATTTATAGCGAGATTGAATTAAAACCCCAGCGTCAACGTCCTGCGCGAGAAAAAGGCTAA